From Treponema sp. J25, a single genomic window includes:
- a CDS encoding type II restriction endonuclease: MNRITELLGYKTDDEAFEYILKTFENRTIFDWFVDWEKIYSKINDIEYHLNVLNYIIGKTDPQKALIEVISKDPGIVPIIPFLIASRERVFNILDENSGSELSIPESIKYDFRSKQKYPKEEIQKIADFFLKSGLNALILENKIKNFVDYMYGIEVGLDSNARKNRSGILMEKIVGKYFESLKKKYHDDFCYCKQANNDKIERTFSVNIEIPDRTYDFAVRSKDKLFLMEVNYYTGGGSKLNATAREYKERLNDIRKNCDTIDFIWITDGKGWDFAKRFLKEYYLQGGYLFNLHLLKDGILEKLLFPPVECH, translated from the coding sequence ATGAACAGAATTACCGAATTGCTTGGATACAAAACAGACGATGAAGCTTTTGAATACATACTCAAAACATTCGAAAATAGGACCATTTTTGATTGGTTTGTGGACTGGGAGAAAATTTATAGCAAAATTAATGACATTGAGTATCACTTAAACGTACTGAACTATATCATTGGTAAAACCGATCCTCAAAAGGCCTTAATAGAAGTTATTTCAAAAGATCCAGGAATAGTACCAATAATTCCATTTTTAATTGCATCTCGCGAGAGGGTTTTCAATATTTTAGATGAAAATTCAGGATCCGAGCTTTCAATACCTGAGTCTATTAAGTATGATTTTAGGTCTAAACAAAAATATCCGAAAGAGGAGATTCAGAAAATTGCCGATTTCTTTCTGAAATCAGGCCTTAATGCATTAATACTTGAAAACAAAATTAAGAATTTTGTTGATTATATGTATGGTATCGAAGTTGGTCTTGATTCCAATGCAAGAAAAAATCGAAGTGGAATCTTAATGGAAAAAATCGTTGGAAAATATTTTGAATCTTTGAAGAAGAAATATCATGATGATTTTTGCTATTGTAAACAGGCTAACAATGATAAAATTGAAAGGACTTTTTCTGTGAATATAGAGATACCTGATAGAACTTATGACTTTGCAGTACGCTCAAAAGACAAACTTTTTTTGATGGAAGTAAATTATTACACCGGTGGTGGATCGAAGTTAAATGCTACTGCCCGGGAATACAAAGAAAGATTAAATGACATTAGGAAAAATTGTGATACCATTGACTTTATCTGGATTACCGACGGGAAGGGATGGGATTTTGCCAAACGTTTTCTAAAAGAATATTACCTACAGGGTGGGTACCTGTTCAATTTACATCTGCTAAAAGATGGAATACTAGAAAAATTGCTTTTTCCACCGGTGGAATGCCACTAG
- a CDS encoding PG0541 family transporter-associated protein: MVRIEIFANRSVEEDLLEAFKKAQVAQYYTKIPVVHGVGSSGPRMGDAIWPEENFSLVIWCDESEAHTIARIVEEVKLRFPHEGIKLFGLE, from the coding sequence ATGGTACGGATAGAAATATTTGCGAATCGGTCGGTGGAAGAGGATCTCCTGGAGGCCTTTAAAAAGGCCCAGGTAGCCCAATACTACACCAAAATCCCCGTAGTCCATGGGGTGGGTTCTTCGGGCCCCCGGATGGGAGACGCCATCTGGCCGGAAGAAAATTTTTCCCTGGTGATCTGGTGTGATGAATCAGAGGCCCATACGATTGCCCGAATCGTGGAAGAGGTAAAACTCCGTTTTCCCCATGAGGGAATAAAGCTCTTTGGGCTTGAGTAA
- a CDS encoding TolC family protein, translating into MKQDECGLVMMSGASQVGQPLLMGLVGHPCRKSPPAGTGTGIAAAVTHRRFPLAPGSLMGGLLLGAFLMGLSDGRGLWAQDRGPQGNIEPKTAISASKGGSEGEKAPVGAESRPQVLTMDDAVALALEHNLGFRSSGIDLGVKERKASTAWNVFVPTIDVAGSLYRLNKEQSGTTLIPVGPLTGGYYGVIPYSYTAPQWGMAGSLSFSLNLNVALLEGIRNVQLDYQSGKLSYEKARAQLERDVRKAYLQLLLLQKNLALLQENLAAAQRRYEQARANYRAGLVPELTMLQAQVALENLKPTLTEMENGIKTYRANFAFLLGLPGDAAFSLEPVDLPAPVPLDEEAIVRQAVANKPELQELRNSILVLESTKKATWYNLYTPTLSLSWNFDPTFAGDPWKDSWFDGDKWNQRSGMFRASLAWRLNGLFPFSKEAQSLKDLEDNLSKLQVSLAQAVRGVELEVYSAVLKLKKSEQTIASLNLNATLAEKAYRLTEEAYRAGSKELLEVQNAELEMQKARLEIIKEQFNYLTACIDLEYAMGVPYGSLTRSK; encoded by the coding sequence ATGAAACAGGATGAATGCGGTTTAGTTATGATGTCTGGTGCCTCGCAGGTAGGACAGCCCCTGCTAATGGGGCTAGTGGGGCACCCCTGCAGGAAAAGTCCGCCGGCAGGGACTGGGACGGGGATTGCGGCCGCGGTAACACATCGGCGTTTTCCCCTTGCGCCCGGGTCTCTTATGGGAGGGCTGCTCCTGGGGGCTTTTCTGATGGGCCTGTCCGACGGGCGAGGCCTCTGGGCCCAGGACAGGGGGCCCCAGGGGAACATAGAGCCAAAGACCGCCATCAGTGCCAGCAAGGGTGGTTCTGAAGGAGAGAAGGCACCGGTCGGGGCTGAGAGCAGACCCCAGGTGCTTACCATGGACGATGCGGTAGCCCTGGCGCTGGAGCACAATTTGGGCTTTCGTTCCAGTGGGATTGATCTGGGCGTAAAGGAGCGGAAGGCCAGTACCGCCTGGAATGTCTTTGTCCCGACGATAGATGTGGCCGGAAGTCTGTACCGCCTGAACAAGGAACAGAGTGGTACAACCCTTATTCCGGTGGGGCCCTTAACAGGGGGATATTACGGCGTTATTCCCTATAGTTACACCGCTCCCCAGTGGGGCATGGCAGGAAGCCTTTCTTTTTCGCTCAACCTGAATGTGGCGCTTCTTGAAGGGATCCGCAATGTGCAGCTTGATTACCAGTCAGGAAAGCTCAGTTACGAAAAGGCCCGGGCCCAGCTAGAGCGGGATGTGCGGAAAGCCTATTTACAACTGTTGCTCCTGCAAAAGAATCTGGCCCTGCTCCAGGAGAACCTGGCCGCCGCCCAGCGGCGCTACGAACAGGCCCGGGCCAATTACCGCGCTGGCCTCGTGCCGGAGCTTACCATGCTTCAGGCTCAGGTGGCCCTGGAAAACCTGAAACCCACCCTGACGGAGATGGAGAACGGTATCAAAACCTATCGGGCCAATTTTGCCTTTTTGCTGGGGCTCCCGGGGGACGCGGCCTTTAGTCTTGAACCGGTAGATCTCCCTGCGCCGGTTCCCCTGGATGAGGAGGCTATCGTTCGGCAGGCCGTGGCAAATAAACCGGAACTGCAGGAACTGCGGAATTCCATCCTGGTCCTTGAAAGCACCAAAAAAGCAACCTGGTATAACCTGTACACCCCGACCCTCTCCTTAAGCTGGAATTTTGATCCCACCTTTGCGGGGGACCCCTGGAAGGATTCCTGGTTTGATGGGGATAAGTGGAATCAACGGTCGGGCATGTTTCGGGCTTCCCTGGCCTGGCGCTTGAATGGGCTTTTCCCTTTTTCTAAGGAAGCCCAGAGCCTGAAGGACCTGGAGGATAACCTTTCGAAGCTCCAGGTCTCCTTAGCCCAGGCGGTGCGGGGGGTGGAACTTGAAGTCTATTCGGCGGTGCTGAAACTTAAAAAAAGTGAACAAACCATTGCAAGTTTGAATCTGAATGCGACCCTGGCGGAAAAGGCCTATCGTTTAACCGAGGAGGCTTATCGGGCGGGTAGTAAGGAACTTCTGGAAGTTCAGAATGCGGAATTGGAGATGCAAAAGGCCCGGCTGGAGATCATAAAAGAGCAGTTTAATTATCTTACCGCCTGTATCGATCTAGAATATGCCATGGGGGTCCCCTATGGAAGTCTTACAAGGAGTAAGTAA
- a CDS encoding efflux RND transporter periplasmic adaptor subunit yields MKRIHMSSQTRFFRSEGWAGPLLIGLGIFVVGGSLFSCSRLGGADTRASAGQQERPVYAVSTTRAVKGQIRDYLALSGDIVAGSTVDVYPDVAGKVTKLMVRLGERVEKDQGLLEVDPSRPGMNYVSSLVKSPIAGVVIAVPAQVGMTVAQSVPVVRLSASGALEIKTYVAERFISKIRVGLPAMVTLEAYPGEIFYGTVREVSPVVDPLSRTMEVRINVQNQGNKLKTGMFAKVRIITQEKQNVVKIPSAAVVSRYGEQWVFVVEPDPTDPAFTIVRKRPIKGGILIDNQLEVLEGLAADEEIVVRGQTLLDDGARVNVVERQPGVGSR; encoded by the coding sequence ATGAAAAGGATTCATATGTCATCGCAAACGAGGTTTTTTAGAAGTGAAGGGTGGGCAGGTCCCCTGCTGATAGGGCTTGGAATATTCGTTGTGGGGGGGAGTTTGTTTTCCTGTTCCCGCCTTGGCGGAGCTGATACGAGGGCCTCGGCGGGGCAACAGGAGCGGCCCGTGTATGCGGTAAGCACGACCCGGGCAGTTAAAGGTCAAATCCGGGACTATCTTGCCCTATCTGGTGACATTGTGGCTGGATCCACCGTGGATGTGTACCCTGATGTGGCTGGGAAGGTAACGAAATTGATGGTGCGCTTGGGTGAACGGGTGGAAAAGGACCAGGGGCTCCTTGAGGTAGATCCTTCCCGGCCAGGAATGAACTATGTGTCCAGCCTGGTAAAGTCCCCTATTGCAGGGGTGGTCATTGCCGTACCTGCCCAGGTAGGGATGACGGTAGCCCAATCGGTGCCGGTGGTGCGGCTTTCTGCCTCGGGAGCCCTGGAAATTAAAACCTATGTAGCCGAACGGTTCATATCGAAAATACGGGTGGGTCTTCCTGCAATGGTTACCCTTGAGGCATATCCGGGGGAGATCTTCTATGGTACGGTACGAGAAGTAAGTCCCGTGGTGGATCCCCTGTCTCGAACCATGGAAGTTCGGATTAATGTGCAGAATCAAGGAAATAAGCTTAAAACTGGTATGTTTGCTAAGGTACGCATAATAACCCAGGAAAAGCAGAATGTGGTTAAAATCCCCTCTGCGGCGGTGGTCTCTCGGTACGGTGAACAGTGGGTCTTTGTGGTAGAGCCTGATCCAACAGACCCGGCCTTTACCATTGTGCGGAAGCGCCCTATCAAGGGAGGGATTCTTATCGATAACCAACTTGAAGTTCTGGAAGGTCTTGCTGCGGATGAGGAAATCGTTGTCCGGGGCCAGACCCTGCTGGATGATGGAGCCCGGGTAAACGTGGTAGAACGACAACCCGGTGTGGGTTCCCGCTAA
- a CDS encoding transporter substrate-binding domain-containing protein, with the protein MFGLLLGGSPFTRQDGTAFVGRIGEKDSSRTIPLVIGEWAPYTGKNLSEYGAASQIVSAAFRAVDLVSVYTFLPWDRCEYLVKKGEYFASFPYLLIPEREKDFWFSAPLFVSSVKILRYIPNLRTNSFVYDGNPASLKAFRVGTTEGTNAVIFPLKAAGVVVEPSRTLDLAIKKLAAGRLDLVIEEEATILDAVRRIFPGKEALFEFLPEPFLAQREYRLMVSKRYPRAQAILERFNEGLRRIKEQRSHDLGR; encoded by the coding sequence ATGTTTGGTTTGCTTCTGGGGGGAAGCCCCTTTACCAGGCAAGATGGAACGGCATTTGTAGGCAGGATAGGAGAAAAGGATAGCTCCCGTACTATCCCGCTGGTGATTGGAGAGTGGGCCCCCTATACGGGAAAAAATCTTTCTGAATATGGTGCGGCAAGCCAGATTGTTTCGGCAGCTTTTCGGGCCGTTGATCTAGTTTCCGTGTATACATTTTTACCCTGGGATCGCTGCGAGTACCTCGTAAAAAAGGGAGAATACTTTGCCTCTTTCCCATACCTCCTGATCCCTGAACGGGAAAAGGACTTTTGGTTTTCGGCCCCCTTATTTGTCTCTTCGGTGAAGATCCTGCGATATATCCCAAACCTGCGAACCAATTCCTTTGTGTATGACGGGAATCCTGCTTCGTTAAAGGCTTTCAGGGTGGGGACCACCGAAGGGACCAATGCGGTGATCTTCCCGTTAAAGGCGGCGGGGGTGGTGGTGGAACCCTCCCGTACCCTTGACCTGGCGATAAAAAAACTTGCCGCAGGACGGCTTGATCTGGTAATCGAAGAAGAAGCGACTATCCTGGATGCGGTCCGTCGCATTTTCCCCGGGAAGGAAGCTCTTTTTGAGTTTCTTCCCGAGCCCTTTTTGGCCCAGCGGGAGTACCGGTTGATGGTTTCCAAACGGTATCCCCGAGCTCAGGCTATTCTCGAGCGTTTTAATGAGGGCCTACGGCGGATTAAAGAACAACGTTCCCACGATCTGGGCCGCTGA
- a CDS encoding efflux RND transporter permease subunit, which produces MSLSSTAVSRPTTVFIAFVLLIGLGVFATLNLPIDLYPEIEPPILVVYTSYSGAGPEEIEKTVTRPLEGTLSNVSNLEKLTSTSSKGSSMVMLTFTYGTNMADAANSVRDNLELVKRFLPDGADTPLIFKFNPSMIPIMGLMVTGNRSPEELREIAENAIVPRIEQVPGVAMASVSGGRQKIIRVEIPQNRLAAYGLTITQIRSILASQNVAVSAGSIMDEGLSYLLTTAGEYQSIDELGATVIAYKGGGVVGGQAESPRLVYLRDIADIYEGYRSEDSLVYVNGIPAVQISVQKQSGKNSVQTARELRKRLERIAKEVPPGVQITEIFNTTDIIENSINQVSSSALQGALLAILILFFFLRSIKPTIIIGITIPVSLLLTLMIMYFWGLTLNVMTLAGLALGVGMLVDNSIVILENIYRYREKGAKLRPAAILGSQEMMTAITASTLTTICVFAPLVMFRGMLEIVGELFSGLAFTVVISLSTSLVVAVVLIPVLASHYLPLTTRKQKPLQGLLAVIDRPFAAFFDGLDAAYRRAVDWVLRHKTITVLFIGALFVGSLLLIPVIGYIFMPEQEADSITVNATLPVGTPLKETDTVLRSLEALIQQEVQGYKRIIVNVGQQGFFGLGSSSVNRGSIQITLPPYKERIDSAESIKQKVRSHFTQFPGVSFSFSSSTQGMRIGSASPIDILVKTDDLVKGKAIAEKIMNLIKERVPQATEPSIDLRDGLPQIEVQFDRERMYALGLNVYTVGNELKAAVDGLTATKLRQGGNEYDVVLILPESDRDELPDLDQLFVNSPTGQRIAFSSFARYVKSTGPITIRRENQSRVIHVTAGTLPGVPLNVVENQIRALISQEIPAEEDVIIEYSGDFQQLQEYFVKFILIMVVAVFLVFGVMASQFESLRDPFIIIFTIPMSVIGIVAIYGLTGEIFNILTAVGLLVLVGVIVNNGIVLVDYTNLLRKRGLSLHEACVEAAGNRLRPILMTTLTTVLGLVPMAFFPGEGSELVAPIGKTVLGGLSFGTLMTLFLMPVIYYVFNRHSDERQARQEARIERIAEGR; this is translated from the coding sequence ATGAGTCTTTCGTCAACCGCCGTGTCCCGGCCAACCACCGTTTTTATCGCCTTTGTGCTTCTTATTGGGCTGGGCGTTTTTGCAACCCTGAACCTTCCCATCGATCTGTATCCTGAAATCGAACCCCCTATCCTGGTGGTCTATACCAGTTATTCAGGGGCTGGCCCTGAGGAAATCGAAAAGACCGTAACCCGACCACTGGAAGGGACCCTGTCAAACGTTTCGAACCTGGAAAAACTTACCTCCACCTCGTCCAAGGGTTCCAGCATGGTGATGCTCACCTTTACCTATGGGACCAACATGGCCGATGCGGCCAATTCGGTGCGGGACAACCTGGAACTGGTAAAGCGTTTTCTTCCAGACGGGGCCGATACGCCGCTTATCTTTAAGTTTAACCCCTCTATGATTCCCATCATGGGACTCATGGTAACGGGGAACCGGAGCCCTGAGGAACTGCGGGAAATCGCGGAGAATGCCATTGTTCCCCGGATCGAACAGGTCCCTGGTGTCGCCATGGCCAGTGTTTCCGGGGGAAGGCAGAAAATTATCCGGGTGGAGATTCCTCAGAATCGCCTTGCCGCCTATGGGCTTACCATTACCCAGATCCGTTCAATATTGGCAAGTCAGAACGTGGCGGTCTCGGCGGGATCCATTATGGATGAGGGCCTTTCGTACCTGTTAACCACCGCAGGAGAGTATCAGAGTATAGATGAACTGGGTGCGACGGTGATCGCCTACAAGGGTGGTGGGGTGGTCGGCGGTCAGGCTGAAAGTCCCCGGCTTGTGTATCTGCGGGACATTGCGGATATTTACGAAGGGTATCGAAGCGAAGATAGCCTGGTGTACGTGAATGGCATCCCGGCGGTACAGATTTCGGTGCAAAAACAGAGCGGCAAAAACTCGGTGCAGACCGCCCGGGAACTCCGTAAGCGGCTTGAGCGAATTGCCAAAGAGGTCCCGCCGGGGGTGCAGATTACCGAAATTTTTAACACCACCGATATTATCGAAAATTCAATTAACCAGGTATCATCCAGCGCTCTCCAGGGGGCGCTCCTGGCGATTCTGATTTTGTTTTTTTTCCTTCGTTCTATAAAACCCACTATTATCATTGGTATTACGATACCGGTCTCCCTGCTCTTGACCCTTATGATCATGTACTTCTGGGGACTTACCCTGAATGTCATGACCCTGGCGGGTCTTGCTCTGGGGGTGGGGATGCTGGTAGATAACTCCATCGTTATTCTCGAAAACATTTACCGGTACCGGGAAAAGGGGGCCAAACTCAGACCCGCCGCAATCTTAGGAAGTCAGGAGATGATGACCGCCATTACCGCATCAACCCTGACAACTATTTGTGTTTTTGCCCCCCTGGTGATGTTCCGGGGGATGCTGGAGATTGTGGGTGAACTTTTTAGCGGTCTTGCCTTTACGGTGGTTATCTCTCTGAGTACCTCCCTGGTGGTAGCGGTAGTCCTTATCCCGGTGCTGGCAAGCCACTACCTTCCCCTGACGACGAGGAAACAAAAACCTTTACAGGGCCTTTTGGCGGTGATTGACCGACCCTTTGCGGCCTTTTTTGATGGTCTGGATGCGGCCTATCGTCGAGCGGTGGATTGGGTGCTCCGCCATAAAACAATTACGGTGCTTTTCATTGGGGCCCTCTTTGTGGGAAGCCTGCTGCTGATACCGGTGATTGGCTATATCTTTATGCCCGAACAGGAGGCCGATTCCATTACGGTGAATGCCACCCTGCCGGTGGGAACGCCCTTAAAAGAAACCGATACGGTGTTGCGGAGCCTGGAGGCGCTGATTCAGCAGGAGGTGCAGGGGTATAAGCGGATTATCGTTAATGTGGGGCAACAGGGCTTTTTTGGGCTCGGGAGTTCCTCCGTTAACCGGGGCTCTATCCAGATTACCCTGCCGCCGTATAAAGAGCGGATCGATTCGGCGGAAAGCATCAAGCAAAAGGTGCGTTCCCATTTTACCCAGTTCCCGGGGGTCAGTTTTAGTTTTTCCAGTTCTACCCAGGGGATGCGTATTGGCAGCGCCAGTCCCATCGATATTCTGGTGAAAACCGATGACCTTGTAAAAGGCAAGGCTATCGCCGAAAAAATTATGAACCTCATTAAGGAGCGGGTTCCTCAGGCCACAGAACCTTCTATCGATCTTCGGGATGGGCTGCCCCAGATCGAAGTTCAGTTTGATCGGGAGCGGATGTATGCCCTGGGCCTTAATGTATACACCGTGGGGAACGAACTTAAGGCGGCCGTGGATGGTCTTACCGCCACAAAGCTTCGCCAGGGGGGGAACGAGTACGATGTGGTGCTGATTCTCCCTGAATCTGATCGGGATGAATTGCCCGACCTGGATCAATTATTTGTGAATAGTCCCACGGGGCAGCGTATTGCCTTTTCTAGCTTTGCCCGCTATGTAAAGAGCACCGGCCCTATCACTATCCGGCGGGAGAACCAGAGCCGGGTGATCCATGTAACGGCCGGCACCCTGCCGGGCGTACCCCTCAATGTGGTGGAAAACCAGATCCGGGCCCTCATCAGCCAGGAAATCCCCGCGGAAGAGGATGTGATCATCGAATATTCGGGGGACTTCCAGCAACTGCAGGAATATTTTGTCAAATTTATATTGATCATGGTGGTGGCGGTCTTCCTTGTTTTTGGGGTGATGGCGAGCCAATTTGAATCCCTGCGGGACCCCTTCATCATCATCTTTACCATCCCCATGTCGGTGATTGGGATCGTGGCCATCTACGGCCTTACCGGCGAAATCTTTAATATCCTTACGGCGGTGGGGCTGTTGGTGCTTGTGGGGGTCATCGTAAACAATGGGATTGTACTGGTGGATTACACGAATCTTCTTCGAAAGCGGGGGCTGTCCCTCCATGAAGCCTGTGTGGAGGCGGCGGGTAACCGCCTGAGACCTATCTTGATGACCACCCTGACGACGGTGCTGGGGCTTGTCCCTATGGCCTTTTTCCCCGGGGAAGGATCGGAACTGGTGGCTCCCATCGGTAAGACCGTTCTTGGGGGCTTAAGTTTTGGTACCCTCATGACCCTGTTCTTGATGCCGGTGATTTACTATGTGTTTAATCGACATAGTGACGAACGGCAGGCCCGGCAGGAAGCCCGGATAGAACGCATCGCAGAAGGCAGGTAG
- a CDS encoding sensor histidine kinase: protein MKEKESSLSLLVVISRSLVRTFAVTMAIILLLWSFFAVFYTLETVKKDSLAVQGVVHTTLTDAIWEMDNERLTEQAEALFYNWNLSFLRIENEEGYPLFEKQRNGSITASPKNVTVIPLSRQGYPLGTVSYSVDHSFVCASVFKGILFFGLGGVLVLLITLYTLRKRLFIELQKPLDELKALIATYAHLLSEDRASPQERNKHIMLYNQVPAPLYKEFEELYTLLANLKNTILTQLRQLEEAHQERELLLREINHRVFNNLQLLGAILNQQAEVQRVRCAEEYRVFDKVIQRIEVLAEAYNQLWESKHVNGVEMAQYLERIVSFVQQVGDSPDIQIHTALSAMIFPLDVALACGLICYELLSNALSHAYEKQKGAVWLSLKMEGPLVSFSVRDEGKGCLYSFDMPPEGTLGFRFVRVLADQIRATLVQRKDTVGCHVELTFPRDVVENSFKEPLYSI, encoded by the coding sequence ATGAAAGAAAAAGAGAGTTCTCTCTCGTTACTGGTTGTTATTTCCCGTTCTTTGGTTCGAACCTTTGCAGTAACCATGGCAATTATCTTGCTCCTCTGGTCTTTCTTTGCGGTGTTTTATACTTTAGAAACCGTCAAAAAAGACTCCCTTGCTGTGCAAGGAGTTGTTCATACTACTCTAACCGATGCTATCTGGGAAATGGATAATGAACGGCTTACCGAACAGGCGGAGGCCCTCTTTTATAATTGGAATCTTTCTTTTCTGAGAATTGAAAACGAAGAAGGATATCCTTTGTTTGAAAAACAGCGGAATGGGAGTATAACAGCTTCCCCTAAAAATGTAACAGTTATTCCCCTTTCCCGTCAGGGCTATCCCCTGGGAACCGTATCCTATAGTGTTGATCACTCTTTTGTGTGTGCCTCTGTATTCAAGGGGATACTGTTTTTTGGTTTAGGGGGTGTTTTGGTGCTCCTGATTACCCTGTATACCCTGCGAAAACGGCTTTTCATAGAATTACAAAAACCCCTGGATGAATTAAAGGCCTTGATAGCCACCTATGCTCATTTACTTTCAGAAGATAGGGCAAGTCCTCAAGAGCGGAATAAACATATCATGCTCTATAATCAGGTTCCCGCGCCACTGTATAAAGAATTTGAAGAACTATATACATTGTTGGCCAATCTAAAGAACACCATCCTTACACAACTTCGACAACTGGAAGAGGCCCACCAGGAACGGGAACTGCTTCTGAGAGAAATAAATCATCGGGTTTTTAACAATTTGCAACTGCTCGGTGCCATCTTGAATCAGCAGGCGGAGGTCCAGCGGGTTCGCTGTGCTGAAGAGTATCGGGTCTTTGATAAGGTGATCCAGCGCATCGAGGTGCTTGCGGAGGCCTATAATCAATTGTGGGAATCCAAGCATGTGAATGGGGTAGAAATGGCCCAATATCTGGAACGAATCGTAAGTTTTGTCCAGCAGGTTGGTGATTCCCCCGACATTCAAATCCATACGGCTCTTTCCGCGATGATTTTCCCTTTGGATGTGGCCCTTGCCTGTGGTCTTATCTGTTATGAGCTTCTCTCCAACGCCCTTTCCCATGCCTATGAGAAACAGAAGGGGGCCGTCTGGCTTTCTTTGAAAATGGAAGGTCCCCTTGTTTCTTTCTCTGTCCGGGACGAAGGGAAGGGATGTCTGTATTCCTTTGATATGCCCCCTGAGGGAACGCTGGGGTTCCGCTTTGTTCGAGTGCTAGCCGATCAGATACGGGCTACGCTGGTTCAACGGAAGGATACCGTTGGTTGTCATGTGGAACTTACCTTTCCTCGGGATGTGGTGGAAAACTCTTTTAAGGAACCTTTGTATTCAATATGA
- a CDS encoding site-specific DNA-methyltransferase yields MTEAQHIEQVNEILHPGKRFEELVSKINMAPSLFYKTDKTALFNADCLEVLEKLPDESIDMIFADPPYMLSNNGITCQNGRMVSVNKGKWDKSKGFENDTLFHETWIAACRRVLKPEGTIWISGTYHSIYQCGYILQKLNFHILNDIAWFKPNASPNLSCRYFTASHETLLWAKKDKKAKHTFNYLKVKNGKYPEDFLKKENTQMRSVWSIPTPKQEEKKFGKHPTQKPVALLKRIIEASTKPGDIILDPFNGGGTTGVATILIGKRYYIGIEIDPAYCAITKERLEDSIKTNLSLLQFENYQ; encoded by the coding sequence ATGACTGAAGCCCAACACATAGAACAGGTAAACGAAATTCTCCATCCTGGCAAGCGCTTTGAAGAACTAGTAAGTAAAATAAATATGGCTCCCTCATTGTTCTATAAAACAGATAAAACAGCCTTATTCAATGCCGATTGCTTAGAGGTATTAGAGAAACTTCCTGATGAATCGATAGACATGATCTTCGCAGATCCTCCCTATATGCTTTCTAACAATGGTATTACATGTCAGAATGGGCGAATGGTAAGTGTCAATAAAGGTAAATGGGACAAAAGCAAAGGGTTTGAGAACGATACACTTTTTCACGAAACATGGATTGCTGCTTGTAGAAGGGTTTTAAAACCAGAAGGAACCATTTGGATAAGCGGTACGTACCATAGTATCTATCAGTGTGGGTATATATTACAAAAACTTAATTTTCATATTTTAAATGATATCGCCTGGTTTAAACCGAATGCATCTCCTAATTTAAGTTGTCGATATTTTACTGCTTCTCACGAAACCCTTCTTTGGGCAAAAAAGGATAAAAAAGCTAAACATACATTTAATTATTTAAAAGTAAAAAACGGGAAATATCCAGAAGATTTCTTAAAAAAAGAAAACACCCAAATGCGTTCGGTTTGGTCTATTCCGACTCCGAAACAAGAAGAAAAAAAGTTTGGAAAACATCCTACACAAAAACCGGTAGCTTTATTAAAAAGAATTATAGAAGCTTCTACAAAACCAGGAGATATTATTTTAGATCCTTTTAATGGAGGAGGCACTACGGGTGTGGCTACCATATTGATCGGCAAGCGATACTATATAGGAATAGAAATAGACCCTGCCTATTGTGCTATTACAAAAGAACGGCTTGAGGATAGCATAAAAACAAATCTGTCTCTTTTACAATTTGAGAATTACCAATGA